A genomic region of bacterium contains the following coding sequences:
- a CDS encoding FAD-dependent oxidoreductase, which yields MNAIERHVVVVGAGPAGLAATGEAQAAGARVLLLEERPVLGGRAVLVPGARGLTEGLMRSLGSAEVWRSTPVWGIAGRSLAVLRAQRIDTVTGAAVILATGAPEVMMPFPGWTLPGVLTLEAAWDAVRAGRVTAESGPAVVVARGEHAALATRLAERGLAVTLVAPDRPNGVPAAIPVLPGVPAEARGAGAVEEVLLDDGVAHPCRLLCVESPRVPAVELARLAGCPCVYQPLLGGFVPRYDPTLAVHGPTPGLFVAGDAAGVDTPRAAAESGRLAACAALHMLGLLEEPDAKMAEARQRLAAAASPLRHAAREALMLGAVPDEVIEAWAPRPDTTVCACEGVRLDALRQAAVAGAVTPDALAAQTRCGLGDCRWRRCGPPVIRWLSEFLQVPAGRVPLPSLWPPLRPLPLAALLRADAETDAGRA from the coding sequence ATGAACGCGATCGAGCGGCACGTGGTCGTCGTCGGCGCGGGGCCGGCCGGGCTCGCCGCCACCGGTGAGGCGCAGGCCGCCGGAGCCCGGGTCCTGCTCCTCGAAGAGCGCCCCGTGCTGGGCGGGCGCGCCGTTCTCGTGCCGGGCGCGCGCGGCCTCACCGAGGGCCTGATGCGGAGTCTCGGGTCCGCGGAGGTGTGGCGCAGCACACCGGTGTGGGGCATCGCGGGCCGTTCGCTCGCGGTGCTCCGGGCGCAGCGGATCGACACCGTCACGGGCGCCGCGGTCATTCTTGCCACCGGCGCCCCCGAGGTGATGATGCCGTTCCCGGGGTGGACGTTGCCCGGGGTGCTGACGCTCGAGGCGGCGTGGGACGCGGTCCGCGCCGGCCGGGTCACCGCCGAGTCCGGACCGGCGGTCGTCGTCGCGCGGGGCGAGCACGCCGCCCTTGCGACCCGGCTCGCCGAGCGGGGGCTCGCCGTGACCCTCGTTGCGCCCGACCGGCCGAACGGCGTGCCCGCCGCGATCCCCGTGCTGCCCGGCGTACCGGCCGAGGCGCGCGGCGCCGGCGCCGTCGAGGAAGTGCTCTTGGACGACGGCGTCGCGCACCCGTGCCGCCTGCTGTGCGTCGAATCGCCCCGCGTCCCCGCGGTCGAGCTGGCGCGTCTCGCCGGCTGCCCCTGTGTCTACCAGCCGCTCCTCGGCGGTTTCGTACCGCGCTATGATCCCACGCTGGCGGTGCACGGTCCGACGCCCGGCCTGTTCGTCGCCGGGGACGCGGCCGGCGTGGACACGCCGCGCGCGGCGGCGGAATCCGGCCGGCTCGCGGCGTGCGCCGCGCTCCACATGCTCGGGTTGCTCGAAGAGCCCGACGCGAAAATGGCGGAGGCGCGCCAGCGTCTCGCCGCGGCCGCCTCCCCGCTGCGGCACGCGGCGCGGGAGGCCCTGATGCTCGGCGCGGTGCCCGATGAGGTGATCGAGGCGTGGGCGCCGCGGCCCGACACGACCGTGTGCGCCTGCGAGGGCGTGCGGCTCGACGCGCTGCGCCAGGCGGCGGTGGCAGGCGCGGTGACGCCGGACGCGCTCGCCGCCCAGACGCGCTGCGGGTTGGGCGACTGCCGGTGGCGGCGGTGCGGGCCCCCGGTGATCCGGTGGCTCAGCGAGTTCTTACAGGTTCCGGCCGGCCGCGTCCCCCTGCCGTCGTTGTGGCCGCCGCTTCGACCCCTGCCGCTCGCGGCGCTGCTGCGTGCCGACGCCGAGACGGATGCGGGTCGTGCCTGA
- a CDS encoding type II toxin-antitoxin system death-on-curing family toxin, which yields MKYLTAEQLRTVNQRMIRATGGLYLAGEQNVVYPPSLDSLVNFVQTRIALRPQPTVWDLAAFYLDRLIRDQIFHDGNKRTALEATRLFLEGAGYRLALSPAAETVEFITGVAKGGMTRDAVAVWLRGHSKRKSNGRK from the coding sequence ATGAAGTACCTGACCGCGGAGCAGTTGCGGACGGTCAACCAGCGGATGATCCGGGCGACCGGCGGCCTCTATCTGGCCGGCGAACAGAACGTGGTATACCCGCCGAGTCTCGACTCCCTGGTTAATTTTGTCCAGACCCGCATCGCGCTCCGGCCGCAGCCGACCGTGTGGGACCTCGCCGCGTTCTATCTCGATCGGCTGATCCGCGACCAGATCTTTCACGACGGCAACAAGCGCACGGCACTCGAGGCCACGCGGCTGTTCCTGGAGGGTGCCGGGTACCGGTTGGCGCTGTCCCCGGCGGCCGAAACTGTCGAGTTCATCACCGGCGTGGCGAAGGGCGGCATGACCCGTGACGCCGTCGCCGTCTGGCTGCGCGGCCACTCCAAGCGTAAGA
- a CDS encoding sugar kinase yields the protein MATVIGIGEAMVRLAPTAGETLESAAAFAVQVGGAEANVCVALARLGVPTAWISRLPANPLGRRIADAVRAAGVDADGVLWTPEGNAGVMFLQPGAAPRPGEVFYYRRRSAFAEIDPDAVGWSRFDGARVVHLTGITPALGERPRDLVTRAIAEARARQVLVSFDVNYRATLWPPSAARETLAPLLNGLDIVLVNDRDARGVFEMRGEPDTVARALRDRLRCRVLVLTCGESGAVAADAETVVRQPAFRAEVVDRVGRGDAFAAGFLYGYLARGTGNGLRYGAALAALKQTYAGDFCRATLRDVEAVLRGDDHGLRR from the coding sequence ATGGCAACCGTGATCGGCATCGGAGAAGCGATGGTCCGCCTCGCCCCGACCGCCGGTGAGACGCTCGAGTCGGCGGCGGCGTTCGCCGTGCAGGTCGGCGGCGCCGAAGCGAACGTCTGCGTCGCCCTCGCGCGCCTCGGCGTCCCGACGGCATGGATCTCCCGGCTGCCGGCCAATCCGCTCGGACGGCGCATCGCAGACGCGGTCCGCGCGGCGGGCGTCGACGCGGACGGTGTTCTGTGGACGCCCGAGGGAAACGCGGGCGTGATGTTCCTGCAGCCCGGAGCCGCCCCGCGCCCCGGCGAAGTCTTCTATTATCGGCGCCGGTCGGCGTTTGCCGAGATCGATCCCGACGCGGTGGGGTGGTCGCGCTTCGACGGCGCCCGCGTCGTGCATCTCACCGGGATTACCCCGGCGCTCGGCGAGCGGCCGCGCGACCTCGTGACCCGTGCCATCGCCGAGGCGCGGGCGCGGCAGGTGCTCGTTTCGTTCGACGTCAACTACCGCGCGACGTTGTGGCCGCCGTCCGCGGCGCGGGAGACCCTCGCGCCCCTGCTCAACGGGCTCGACATCGTGCTCGTCAACGATCGCGACGCGCGAGGCGTTTTCGAAATGCGGGGCGAGCCGGATACCGTCGCGCGCGCCCTACGGGACCGGCTGCGCTGCCGCGTGCTCGTGCTGACCTGCGGCGAGTCGGGGGCCGTGGCCGCCGACGCGGAGACGGTGGTGCGCCAGCCGGCGTTTCGCGCCGAGGTGGTGGACCGTGTCGGCCGCGGCGACGCGTTCGCCGCGGGATTTCTCTACGGATATCTCGCGCGGGGTACCGGCAACGGCCTTCGGTACGGGGCCGCCCTGGCCGCGCTCAAGCAGACCTACGCCGGGGATTTTTGCCGCGCGACGCTGCGCGACGTGGAAGCGGTGCTGCGCGGCGACGACCACGGTCTCCGGCGGTAG
- a CDS encoding phage holin family protein: MRDAIDDGRRIEDEDTAADATGTILRRLAGSLGLMVQAYALAAARDLRLAVRDVVMALVLLSTVMMLGFYVLALLVAAAVLALAQVLPAWGAALIVFAGVAVAMGLLLLLMALRLRRIVVRMRTTIQAAKEDARWFRTRILRID, from the coding sequence ATGCGGGACGCGATCGACGACGGACGGCGGATCGAGGACGAGGACACCGCCGCGGACGCGACGGGCACGATCCTGCGGCGTCTGGCGGGCAGCCTCGGCCTCATGGTGCAGGCCTACGCGCTCGCGGCCGCGCGGGACCTTCGTTTGGCGGTGCGCGACGTCGTCATGGCCCTCGTGCTGCTCAGCACCGTGATGATGCTCGGGTTCTATGTGCTTGCGCTGCTCGTGGCCGCGGCCGTCCTCGCCCTCGCGCAGGTCCTGCCGGCCTGGGGCGCGGCCCTCATTGTGTTCGCCGGCGTCGCCGTGGCGATGGGCCTGCTGCTGCTGCTGATGGCGTTGAGACTGCGCCGCATCGTGGTCCGGATGCGCACGACGATCCAGGCGGCGAAGGAGGATGCCCGGTGGTTTCGGACGCGAATCCTTCGGATCGACTAG
- a CDS encoding FAD-dependent oxidoreductase: MPDRARGYEVAVLGAGCAGAAAAYALARRRIAPVVVDTSRPDGAVPASAAVAVQSGTPADIRLAVRSAERFPELQDAIGGFGYRRTGGLTVALTDADAEMGRARAAQAGAAGLPVAWLSREETLRREPGLTEHTAGAVYCGYDGVADPGALARRLLAAALGFGGATHLDCGYISIARQNGGFRIRTGRDEIVARRVVVASMELLGMAVRQLGAGPPARSGRRRVAVTERIAPLLRHTVNGIRQHPSGELVLDPPALVDEGATAENARALVEALRRIAAAAVCLVPGVEPARIIHAPLLVSAEPADGRPAVGRLEDDLYFALAGADRAVTYCPVIGDAIADAVSRNRWPDGLDIWAPGRFAVVAAGAGTAGGLGPDRGVQDSSQGS; the protein is encoded by the coding sequence GTGCCTGATCGCGCGCGCGGATACGAAGTGGCGGTGCTCGGCGCCGGCTGCGCCGGGGCGGCCGCCGCCTACGCGCTCGCCCGCCGGCGCATCGCGCCGGTCGTTGTCGATACGTCTCGTCCGGACGGCGCGGTGCCGGCGTCGGCCGCCGTCGCTGTGCAGAGCGGAACCCCGGCCGACATCCGGCTCGCGGTGCGGAGCGCCGAACGGTTTCCCGAGCTCCAGGACGCGATCGGCGGTTTCGGGTACCGGCGCACCGGCGGCCTGACGGTGGCGCTGACCGACGCGGATGCGGAGATGGGCCGTGCGCGCGCAGCTCAGGCCGGCGCGGCCGGGCTGCCCGTGGCGTGGCTGTCGCGCGAGGAGACGCTGCGGCGCGAACCGGGGTTGACCGAGCACACCGCCGGCGCGGTGTACTGCGGCTACGACGGCGTCGCGGACCCGGGAGCGCTGGCGCGCCGCCTGCTCGCCGCCGCGCTGGGCTTCGGCGGCGCGACGCATCTCGACTGCGGCTATATCAGCATCGCCCGGCAGAACGGGGGCTTTCGTATCCGGACCGGACGCGACGAGATCGTCGCGCGGCGGGTCGTCGTGGCATCGATGGAGCTGCTCGGCATGGCCGTGCGGCAGCTCGGTGCCGGGCCGCCGGCGCGGAGCGGACGGCGCCGCGTCGCTGTCACGGAACGGATCGCGCCGCTGCTGCGGCACACTGTCAACGGGATCCGCCAACACCCTTCCGGTGAACTGGTGCTCGATCCGCCGGCGCTCGTCGACGAGGGCGCCACCGCGGAAAACGCCCGGGCGCTCGTCGAGGCGCTGCGCCGCATCGCAGCGGCCGCGGTGTGCCTGGTGCCCGGCGTCGAACCGGCGCGGATCATTCACGCGCCGCTGCTGGTCTCCGCGGAGCCGGCCGACGGCCGTCCGGCCGTCGGCCGGCTCGAGGACGATCTGTACTTCGCGCTCGCCGGCGCCGATCGGGCGGTCACATACTGTCCTGTCATCGGCGACGCGATCGCGGACGCTGTGTCGCGGAACCGGTGGCCGGACGGGCTGGATATTTGGGCGCCCGGCCGCTTCGCCGTCGTGGCGGCCGGCGCGGGGACGGCGGGAGGCCTTGGGCCGGACAGGGGGGTGCAGGATTCGTCCCAGGGTTCGTAG
- a CDS encoding bifunctional 4-hydroxy-2-oxoglutarate aldolase/2-dehydro-3-deoxy-phosphogluconate aldolase produces MEASRALAAILKTRIVPIIRTKSAEWAEELGGILAGAGLDIIEITFTVPNAPAVIARLRKRFPAVLVGAGTVTDAATAEQAIGAGAQFLLSPALSPGMVEAARRRGLLAIPGAYTPTEVLSALDGGAPLIKLFPADVGGPAHLRALRAPLPQARFLPTGGVRPDNVAEWFAAGASAVGIGSALVGPGDRAVDGTAVRTRVDMLVRAVAAHSLED; encoded by the coding sequence GTGGAGGCATCCCGGGCGCTCGCCGCCATCCTGAAGACCCGGATCGTACCCATTATCCGCACCAAGTCCGCGGAGTGGGCCGAAGAGCTCGGCGGGATTCTCGCCGGCGCCGGACTCGACATCATCGAAATCACCTTTACCGTGCCCAACGCCCCGGCCGTGATCGCGCGCCTGCGGAAGAGATTCCCGGCCGTGCTGGTCGGGGCCGGCACCGTGACGGATGCCGCGACGGCCGAGCAGGCGATCGGCGCGGGCGCCCAATTCCTGTTAAGTCCCGCGTTGTCGCCCGGCATGGTCGAGGCCGCGCGCCGGCGGGGACTCCTCGCGATCCCGGGCGCGTACACGCCGACGGAAGTCTTGAGCGCGCTCGACGGCGGCGCGCCGCTGATCAAGCTGTTTCCGGCGGACGTCGGCGGGCCGGCGCACCTTCGGGCGCTGCGGGCGCCCCTGCCGCAGGCGCGGTTCCTGCCGACGGGGGGGGTCCGGCCGGACAACGTCGCGGAGTGGTTTGCCGCGGGCGCGTCCGCGGTGGGGATCGGATCGGCCCTCGTCGGTCCGGGCGACCGCGCCGTCGACGGCACGGCCGTCCGGACGCGGGTGGATATGCTCGTGCGTGCCGTCGCCGCGCACAGTCTCGAGGACTGA
- a CDS encoding cold-shock protein, which translates to MPKGTVKWFNREKGYGFITPEEGKDVFVHYTGIAGEGFRNLEEGQVVEFEITQGQKGPQAQNVRVVG; encoded by the coding sequence ATGCCTAAGGGTACGGTGAAGTGGTTTAATCGCGAGAAAGGTTATGGTTTTATTACCCCCGAGGAAGGAAAGGACGTGTTCGTGCATTACACGGGTATTGCCGGCGAGGGATTCCGCAACCTCGAGGAGGGCCAGGTTGTCGAGTTCGAGATCACACAGGGTCAGAAAGGCCCGCAGGCCCAGAATGTGAGGGTGGTCGGCTAG